The Formosa sp. Hel1_33_131 genome window below encodes:
- a CDS encoding T9SS type A sorting domain-containing protein, which produces MKKITLLALLVGFFSYSQDPLWSTDCDDYATADYLVIDADGDTFGFQAMNAAESELDPVTIAFFSESFHNDTLTALTPDNWIFSPEMTIPANTESVTISVDVYAADSSWAGEKFSIGLYESVGTEDAQSLPFHTEILTSAASVDSPKTVSITIENVDAVTNFSNLTVRMFVRHWDCTDMFRLVIDNMSVTVNSSLSVEGFNTSDVELYPNPTNGLINIAGTDIRNIKEISIFNQLGQKVMNLNASQLNNNSFDISDLNKGIYFVQLKDNSNNSKTMKIVKE; this is translated from the coding sequence ATGAAAAAAATTACTTTATTAGCCCTATTAGTAGGGTTTTTTAGCTATTCACAAGACCCATTATGGTCTACAGATTGTGATGATTATGCAACAGCGGACTATCTAGTTATTGATGCTGACGGGGATACTTTTGGTTTCCAAGCCATGAATGCAGCCGAAAGTGAGCTTGACCCAGTTACGATAGCGTTTTTCTCAGAATCATTTCACAATGATACTCTTACAGCATTAACACCTGACAATTGGATTTTTAGTCCTGAAATGACTATTCCTGCCAATACAGAAAGTGTTACTATATCTGTTGATGTGTATGCAGCAGATTCCTCTTGGGCCGGAGAAAAATTTTCTATTGGACTGTATGAATCAGTAGGAACTGAAGATGCTCAATCTTTACCTTTTCATACTGAAATATTAACGAGTGCTGCAAGTGTGGATTCTCCAAAAACCGTTTCTATTACAATTGAGAACGTCGACGCCGTGACAAATTTTTCTAACCTAACCGTAAGAATGTTTGTTAGACACTGGGATTGCACAGATATGTTTCGGTTAGTGATAGATAATATGTCCGTAACTGTTAACTCTAGCCTTTCTGTTGAAGGTTTTAATACATCAGACGTAGAACTTTATCCAAATCCAACAAACGGGTTAATTAATATCGCAGGTACTGACATTAGAAATATCAAAGAAATTTCAATTTTCAATCAACTTGGACAGAAGGTTATGAATCTTAATGCATCTCAACTTAACAACAATTCATTTGATATCTCTGATTTGAATAAGGGTATTTATTTTGTTCAACTTAAAGACAACTCAAACAATAGTAAGACAATGAAAATCGTCAAAGAATAA